Proteins encoded by one window of Rutidosis leptorrhynchoides isolate AG116_Rl617_1_P2 chromosome 7, CSIRO_AGI_Rlap_v1, whole genome shotgun sequence:
- the LOC139857938 gene encoding LOW QUALITY PROTEIN: fasciclin-like arabinogalactan protein 2 (The sequence of the model RefSeq protein was modified relative to this genomic sequence to represent the inferred CDS: deleted 4 bases in 3 codons) — protein sequence MQHLRSTAAFTAVLVSILTFFLSGETVSGHNITAILEKFPEFSTFNHYLTITNLANEINNRQTITGCAVNNAGMSDLLSKHLSVSVYAMKNVLSLHVLLDYFGAKKLHEITNGTALAATMFQATGTASGSSGFVNITDLKGGKVGFGSEDTGRTDTTFVKSLHELPYNISVIQISSMLPSAEAEAPTPEPAAVNISSLMSAHGCKNFAEALEASDAMKTYVDNVDGGLSVFCPLDDVFKGFMPKYKNLSVGNKQSLLEFHGVPVYQSLSMLKSSNGLMNTLATDGASKYDFTVQNDGEQVTIKTSIVTAKIVSTLIDQQPLIIFTIDKVLLPKELFKGAISPAPAPEADSPAESPKGSKKKSPPAADSPTDSPADSPDGGLADAAADSNNAVEIKGFRFGLVVALSFWFVSLIM from the exons ATGCAGCACCTCCGTTCAACGGCGGCGTTTACGGCGGTGTTAGTCTCAATTCTAACATTCTTCCTCTCCGGCGAAACTGTTTCCGGACACAATATTACCGCCATTCTCGAAAAGTTCCCGGAGTTCTCAACGTTCAATCATTACCTCACAATCACA AATCTAGCTAATGAAATCAACAATCGTCAAACAATCACCGGCTGTGCAGTAAACAACGCCGGTATGTCAGATCTATTAAGTAAACATTTATCAGTT TCAGTTTACGCTATGAAAAACGTTTTATCACTTCACGTTTTACTTGATTACTTCGGTGCTAAAAAGCTTCATGAAATCACTAACGGAACGGCGTTAGCTGCTACGATGTTCCAAGCTACCGGAACGGCATCAGGATCGTCCGGATTCGTTAATATAACGGATCTGAAAGGCGGTAAAGTAGGTTTCGGTAGTGAAGATACAGGTAGAACTGACACTACATTCGTTAAATCGTTACATGAACTTCCGTATAATATATCTGTGATTCAGATTAGTAGTATGTTGCCGTCGGCGGAAGCTGAAGCTCCGACGCCGGAACCGGCGGCCGTGAATATCTCGTCGTTAATGTCTGCTCACGGATGTAAAAATTTCGCTGAAGCTCTAGAAGCTTCTGATGCGATGAAAACTTATGTTGATAATGTCGATGGCGGTTTATCGGTTTTTTGTCCTTTGGATGATGTGTTTAAAGGATTTATGcctaaatataaaaatttaagCGTAGGTAATAAGCAATCGTTACTTGAATTTCACGGTGTTCCTGTTTATCAATCGTTATCTATGTTGAAATCAAGTAACGGTTTAATGAATACGTTAGCGACTGATGGAGCTAGTAAGTACGATTTTACTGTACAAAATGACGGTGAACAAGTAACGATTAAAACGAGTATCGTTAC AGCAAAAATTGTAAGTACATTAATTGATCAACAACCGTTAATTATATTTACAATTGATAAGGTGTTGTTACCTAAAGAGCTTTTTAAAGGAGCTATTTCTCCGGCACCGGCACCAGAAGCTGATTCGCCGGCAGAGTCACCTAAGGGCTCGAAAAAGAAGTCTCCACCAGCGGCGG acTCTCCCACGGATTCTCCGGCGGACTCACCGGACGGTGGTTTAGCTGATGCAGCAGCTGATAGTAACAATGCTGTTGAAATC AAGGGTTTTAGATTTGGTCTTGTTGTGGCATTGAGTTTTTGGTTTGTTTCTTTAATCATGTGA
- the LOC139857682 gene encoding inactive beta-amylase 4, chloroplastic — MIDGSMGMACKCSSSGIERRSIIYCTNNNKEFCFDKEKKKFNRRNLRNVSTIPIFKRSFCRWRSVFSKKCILSMDVREKSRSSLFESSKHKRVPIYVMMPIDTFGIDTSGAPRIRKIKALTISLKALKLAGVHGIAIEVWWGIVERFFPQAYNWSLYEELFKLVSETGLKLQVALSFHSNVHLSSRVQGITLPQWILEIGRQNKDIYYRDHNGVPNADYLTLGVDNIPLFSGRTALQCYEDFISSFANKFDSLMGTIIEEVCVGLGPSGELRYPAHPFQDGRWQFPGVGAFQCYDKYMMGDLRAVAWQEGKPDWANKGPPNAGNYNSFPTDVPFFEEGEGSFLSDYGHFFLEWYSDRLLHHADAVLGVAANLLRKYQEDEQNPVRVVAKIGLLYWWYQTMSHPAELTAGYYNTAFRDGYDPLTSMLSRHGAALQISCFEMLDSETPQTFLCSPEGLLQQIRTASNKRVVELTGRNAHERFDEAGLKQIHSNCYDSHAEAVRSFTYFRMNDKIFRVENWNNFVPFVRRMSTDL; from the exons ATGATCGATGGATCCATGGGGATGGCGTGTAAATGCAGCAGCAGTGGCATTGAAAGAAGAAGCATAATCTactgtactaataacaataaagaATTTTGTTTCGATAAAGAAAAAAAGAAATTTAATCGAAGAAATTTACGAAACGTTTCTACGATTCCAATTTTTAAACGCAGTTTCTGCAGATGGCGTTCTGTTTTCAGCAAAAAATGCATTTTAAG CATGGATGTTCGTGAGAAATCAAGATCCTCATTATTTGAGTCTTCTAAACATAAGAGGGTTCCCATCTACGTGATGATGCCGATCGATACTTTCGGGATTGATACATCTGGCGCTCCAAGAATCAGAAA AATCAAGGCCTTAACTATATCTTTAAAAGCACTCAAGTTGGCAGGGGTCCACGGCATCGCAATTGAAGTTTGGTGGGGGATTGTCGAGCGTTTTTTTCCCCAAGCGTATAATTGGTCTTTATATGAAGAGCTTTTCAAACTAGTATCCGAAACAGGGTTGAAGTTACAAGTCGCATTGTCGTTTCACTCGAATGTTCATTTGTCTTCACGGGTACAAGGCATTACCCTTCCTCAATGGATCTTAGAG ATTGGTCGTCAAAATAAGGACATATATTATCGAGACCACAACGGGGTTCCTAACGCTGATTATCTTACGTTAGGGGTAGACAATATACCTTTGTTTTCTGGACGTACTGCTCTTCAGTGTTACGAAGACTTCATCAGCAGTTTTGCAAACAAATTTGATTCCTTAATGGGAACAATAATTGAGGAAGTTTGTGTTGGTCTTGGACCTTCAGGCGAACTTAG ATATCCTGCTCATCCATTTCAAGACGGTAGATGGCAGTTTCCTGGAGTTGGTGCATTTCAGTGTTACGACAAATACAT GATGGGGGACTTGAGAGCAGTTGCTTGGCAGGAAGGGAAGCCTGATTGGGCAAACAAGGGCCCACCTAATGCCGGTAACTATAACAGTTTTCCGACCGATGTTCCATTCTTTGAAGAAGGAGAAGGCAGCTTTCTATCCGACTATGGCCATTTTTTTCTG GAATGGTACAGTGATAGATTACTCCATCATGCAGATGCTGTTCTGGGAGTAGCAGCAAATTTGTTACGTAAGTATCAAGAAGACGAGCAGAATCCTGTACGTGTGGTTGCTAAGATTGGTTTACTTTATTGGTGGTATCAGACCATGTCTCATCCTGCTGAGCTAACAGCTGGTTACTACAACACTGCTTTTAGAGACGGTTATGATCCCTTGACTTCAATGTTGTCTCGACATGGAGCAGCTCTTCAGATTTC CTGTTTTGAGATGTTGGACAGTGAAACTCCCCAGACATTTCTGTGCAGTCCTGAAGGTTTACTTCAGCAG ATAAGGACTGCCTCGAATAAAAGGGTCGTAGAGTTGACCGGAAGAAATGCACATGAACGGTTTGATGAG GCTGGATTAAAGCAGATACATTCAAATTGTTATGATTCACATGCAGAAGCTGTGAGATCATTTACATATTTCAGAATGAACGATAAGATATTTAGAGTTGAAAACTGGAATAACTTTGTACCATTCGTGCGAAGAATGAGCACTGATTTGTAG